A stretch of the Zeugodacus cucurbitae isolate PBARC_wt_2022May chromosome 6, idZeuCucr1.2, whole genome shotgun sequence genome encodes the following:
- the LOC105216976 gene encoding uncharacterized protein LOC105216976 — protein sequence MSQKSGPTLHTLDNDNNYYQISDEDLDDCEDLNDDCLLEEVVEGSNGNSITIAGRGPYERAWTSEATRALIHIRGPMQGMFTEGRQKRTALWLHCTRQLQKLGFRYSAAKVQKKWHNILITYSKNLPKKKSSGYVHWEFFEEMHKYLKDKQMDIYDFQIQSSPYSRSTAQQQQQQKQQLPQTAVFREIKQAPALSNELLAQFDGNQLSLLANTAETNLDKSNDEFDEESTIMSELKQPKMEFNDNELPLEISHANGYEHNGNKCDSVNFPSVVNAAQEDGGWWKDYFERKLEVEREKIQCQKELHREQMQFQKTTALQQEKIERLKIDAINNLTATLQKLVETKNRKA from the exons ATGTCACAGAAATCTGGACCAACGTTGCATACTTTGGATAATGATAATA ATTACTATCAAATCAGCGATGAAGATCTCGACGATTGCGAAGATCTCAACGACGACTGTCTGCTAGAAGAAGTGGTAGAGGGCAGCAATGGCAACAGTATCACAATTGCGGGACGTGGTCCGTACGAACGCGCTTGGACCTCCGAGGCAACACGTGCGCTCATACACATACGCGGACCGATGCAAGGCATGTTCACGGAGGGACGTCAAAAACGCACGGCGCTCTGGTTACACTGCACGCGTCAACTACAGAAGTTGGGATTTCGTTACAGCGCCGCGAAGGTGCAAAAGAAATGGCACAACATATTGATAACGTATAGTAAAAATTTGCCAAAGAAAAAGTCCAGTGGCTATGTGCATTGGGAGTTCTTCGAGGAGATGCATAAATACTTAAAAGACAAACAAATGGatatatatgattttcaaattcaatcatCGCCATACTCAAGATCAACcgcacaacagcagcaacaacagaagCAACAGTTACCGCAAACTGCAGTCTTTCGTGAGATCAAACAGGCGCCCGCACTCTCAAATGAACTGTTGGCACAATTTGATGGCAACCAGCTGTCGCTGCTGGCCAATACGGCCGAAACGAATTTGGATAAATCAAATGATGAGTTTGATGAGGAATCTACCATAATGTCGGAGTTGAAACAACCAAAAATGGAATTTAATGACAATGAACTGCCGTTGGAAATATCACATGCGAATGGGTACGAACATAACGGTAACAAGTGTGACAGCGTTAACTTTCCGTCTGTTGTCAATGCGGCGCAGGAGGATGGTGGCTGGTGGAAGGACTATTTCGAGCGCAAACTGGAAGTGGAACGTGAGAAGATCCAATGTCAAAAGGAGCTCCACCGCGAACAAATGCAATTCCAAAAGACGACAGCGCTGCAGCAAGAGAAAATCGAACGTTTAAAGATCGATGCGATCAACAATTTAACGGCGACGCTGCAGAAGCTGGTGGAGACGAAGAATCGCAAAGCGTAG
- the LOC105216975 gene encoding nucleoporin Nup188 produces the protein MSANGSVITDWKRLWQLVSGIHHETPESTVREELLNVSKELQDGVLQFRKRTASNVKLEDLLKRKKQEKLLPFTQNLQELLDLESQQCWEILCYYLTNEYRGSASSLTTHISSESNMSKLLDDIWGYYTLERMIVLKIVKNLLIFYKTPNHPYHAQYKEILNKITLPKLRDSYLSQLEQLINAYPPNQLANGEFFDYHTRLIVWSEGNAREINEVLHILLLICEHQPFELKHIEKLFNCFRQHTFGRQQSYLDIGKPLHNELITRLAYSETILLLKCIDLSDTASSLALNIIDLLDKDIIRMHHNPENGPLLLGWMLLKMRFTKAIEDAEAFLPCQLMGKRAIDLRCFEYLHNLLTSSMFKDDSLVSRIVRKTVYNMLTHMCNFFDGDGSCARHAYIYELLSELLSWPTLAKEFCANEDIGVRSLFNTLLETFPVDFVHLSMLASSLTKAGMSNFIKTQLESLPIYTDIYDESKYPLRAINEEDYILTADIMPFPHLDFIIPAHTTAAIMSRTEGYCVHFRVTLNYFVVLHHEINCLLAETVQNQGDWSQNERVRRINAGLEYLQNVLQRTKSLSAISAEMVHPTEMCIDLLNKFKAVPQPPVQMLANCLNVCTMLLPLVDAEIYARVVHLHILPAITNETLDSFKEDALGICFDSRIVGSYLIDVEKKLERYDFLMAYIGFLRTYTKLQRNNFFKIEIPGLIFLLREVFPHMHAWGFQSQTERHKIYTEIMGFVCDILDTVTSLGDKNEKINAEKKFLRDICIHSLSNIENGMVLLRFVALGNAYLQHTMEMESNWMIQQSHGIVLLVRLAMRILMQLLRLKPAAQDTSELSPLEALIYTQPKQRDTLRIIPVVTSYMSNIFDRWLPILSCRLLRRIALEFNMSLLACLDMEPDQIRLTFLQRLPDELESDSLKVAILELVEACIEKQPGVTEAFFKVNATQEKRFLGKEAGVQIADSILTFLEDYLEAVAKDSQMVEHTLPSKIMNIFHSLWKNGMQSLVEELTKRPKFWTQLCNPLFSTLGKNARVYTQLLNILSIEIFSTPPNGNKELKEVVLRFFESSNFNKWLTYVYDMPKTPAADPYCAVELFTEDVPEWLCRLAAFKSFLIILLKKQPQFVEVPSKQLKKLAEQTLVTLVDRAEFIEDLRPFIVLSELYLFVLLSFKLSYTDSPEEDVEMLKELIKLLSRLSSCYEDLHLRAKEACLAFTIKCADLLAAELLNDSDAALNFLYSVVSIICSELQTLENSARVEKQAKQELEQLQQTSSNSLVLSFNLLKTVASIFHDAGPGNWDLPFIVNKVFQRLLSCASSILQLYSKQKLSVELLDVLIVFAKGNCSAEFLHCDVGDYLWLKLLPPKELLQSNFAVLGQTKTEENGWTVQKWWPIYTRGITLVTILFEKHKHYFVKHALQFVGIHEVYLVDSLLLAKQTLEPAAMELIKSSVTLVSNLVEFESLWRLEHSQSLFNLMRAVQVLMGHAISMFHQPRNLKCLISGRNLQLDILSDIERPGFTDEVISAFNNLTEIITLSVQCLQRFSPKLLDLICAPEFLVSKWEPIFEIHFGAPKLNETAITLTFGTVLSIVGVFTKVLNLQSHGFHEVPLNVLPASRDGATTPPVSGTTALARSQRQFSKSVSITSVSSANCPPNELLANLDGELCLLALEHVLMLAASQSMLALKNPYLPAREKQIVRREISTELLAYHEFVRKKVLIDHREHREMWYRRKHGLVFMELGSADAGAANNATVSSSGTTTRSASSTSQSGARRHSSDLRVNVVRRLHLQQEHHRHQHQQTPSTAFDMSRVISPIGASAHAQQQQQPSAVSSTPQLSRPPLRRQGDPAQLGTEVKRNSAGRDQIVEVQDDDEIEVLEDIQYLPPDEPAYTPLSYVQLVEEDYLHFMSNLFTVICQSD, from the exons ATGAGTGCAAACGGCAGTGTAAT CACCGATTGGAAACGCTTGTGGCAACTTGTATCCGGCATACACCATGAAACACCTGAGAGCACGGTGCGTGAGGAGCTACTAAATGTATCGAAGGAACTGCAGGATGGTGTGCTGCAGTTTCGCAAACGTACAGCGTCAAATGTGAAATTGGAAGATTTGTTGAAAAGGAAAAAACAGGAGAAATTGCTGCCATTCACGCAGAATTTGCAAGAGTTGTTG gaCTTGGAGTCACAACAATGCTGGGAGATACTCTGCTACTATCTAACCAACGAATATCGCGGTTCCGCCAGCTCACTTACCACACACATATCATCAGAGAGTAATATGAGCAAATTGCTGGATGATATTTGGGGTTATTACACGCTCGAACGCATGATCGtattgaaaattgtgaaaaatttgttaatCTTCTACAAAACACCCAATCATCCATATCACGCGCAATACAAAgagattttgaataaaattacacTGCCAAAACTGCGCGATTCCTATCTCAGTCAATTGGAGCAACTCATTAATGCATATCCACCAAATCAGTTGGCGAACGGTGAATTTTTCGACTATCACACACGTCTGATTGTCTGGTCCGAGGGCAATGCACGCGAAATCAACGAGGTGCTACACATTCTGTTGCTCATTTGTGAACATCAACCATTCGAATTGAAGCATATTGAGAAACTCTTCAACTGCTTTCGTCAGCACACCTTCGGCCGACAACAAAGTTACTTGGATATTGGCAAACCGCTACATAATGAGTTAATAACGCGGTTGGCATACTCGGAGACCATTTTGCTTTTGAAGTGTATCGACTTGAGTGACACAGCCTCTTCGTTGGCGCTCAATATTATCGACTTGTTGGATAAGGACATCATACGTATGCATCACAATCCTGAAAATGGTCCACTGCTGCTGGGTTGGATGTTACTGAAAATGCGCTTCACCAAAGCCATTGAGGACGCAGAAGCTTTTCTGCCATGCCAGTTAATGGGGAAGCGCGCTATTGATCTGCGTTGTTTCGAGTATTTGCACAATCTGCTGACAAGTTCCATGTTTAAG gaTGATAGCTTGGTGTCGCGCATAGTACGCAAGACTGTCTACAATATGCTGACGCACATGTGTAATTTCTTCGATGGTGATGGCTCTTGCGCGCGTCATGCGTACATATATGAATTGCTGAGCGAGCTACTGTCATGGCCAACACTAGCGAAGGAGTTTTGTGCGAATGAAG ATATTGGCGTCCGCTCGTTATTCAACACACTTCTGGAGACATTCCCTGTAGATTTTGTGCATCTCTCAATGCTGGCGAGTTCGCTCACCAAAGCGGGCATGTCGAATTTT ATCAAAACCCAACTTGAATCACTGCCTATATACACTGATATATACGACGAAAGCAAATATCCTTTGCGCGCCATCAACGAGGAGGACTACATACTCACTGCCGATATAATGCCATTCCCACACTTGGATTTCATAATACCAGCACATACCACTGCGGCCATAATGTCACGTACCGAGGGTTATTGCGTTCATTTTCGCGTCACACTCAATTATTTTGTGGTTTTACACCACGAAATCAATTGTTTACTCGCGGAGACGGTGCAGAATCAAGGTGACTGGTCGCAAAATGAACGCGTTCGTCGCATTAATGCGGGTCTGGAGTATCTGCAGAATGTTTTGCAACGCACCAAGTCGCTCAGCGCAATCAGTGCGGAGATGGTGCATCCCACAGAGATGTGTATTGATTTGCTGAATAAGTTTAAGGCCGTGCCACAGCCGCCAGTGCAGATGTTGGCGAATTGCTTGAATGTTTGCACGATGCTGCTGCCGCTGGTGGATGCAGAGATTTATGCACGCGTTGTACATTTACACATTTTGCCAGCGATAACAAATGAAACGCTCGACAGTTTTAAGGAGGATGCGTTGGGTATATGCTTCGATTCGCGTATTGTTGGCTCCTATTTGATTGATGTGGAGAAGAAACTGGAGCGTTATGATTTTTTGATGGCTTACATTGGATTTCTACGCACTTATACTAAG CTTCAACGcaataatttcttcaaaatcgaGATACCCGGTTTGATATTTTTGCTGCGCGAAGTATTTCCTCATATGCATGCTTGGGGCTTTCAATCACAAACGGAACGTCACAAAATCTATACCGAAATTATGGGTTTCGTATGCGACATTTTGGATACCGTTACCAGCCTCGGTGATAAAAATGAGAAGATAAACGCAGAAAAGAAGTTTTTGCGCgacatatgcatacatagcTTGTCGAATATCGAAAATGGCATGGTGCTGCTGCG TTTCGTAGCGCTCGGCAATGCCTACCTACAGCACACCATGGAAATGGAGTCCAATTGGATGATACAGCAATCACATGGCATCGTGCTATTGGTGCGTTTGGCCATGCGCATACTCATGCAACTGTTGCGGCTGAAACCGGCGGCGCAGGACACCAGCGAGTTGTCGCCACTCGAAGCCTTAATCTACACGCAACCCAAGCAACGTGATACGCTGCGCATCATACCGGTCGTGACGAGCTACATGAGCAACATCTTCGATCGTTGGCTGCCGATATTGTCGTGTCGCCTTTTGCGCCGCATAGCGCTTGAATTCAATATGTCCTTATTGGCTTGTCTCGATATGGAACCCGATCAAATACGTTTAACTTTCCTACAGCGTTTACCCGATGAGTTAGAGAGCGATTCGTTGAAAGTCGCCATATTGGAGTTGGTGGAAGCGTGCATTGAAAAGCAACCCGGCGTGACGGAGGCGTTCTTCAAAGTGAATGCCACACAAGAGAAGCGCTTCTTGGGCAAGGAGGCTGGCGTGCAAATTGCTGATAGCATCTTAACATTCTTAGAAGACTATCTGGAAGCTGTGGCGAAGGACTCACAAATGGTGGAGCACACATTGCCCagtaaaataatgaatatattccACTCGCTCTGGAAGAATGGCATGCAAAGTTTGGTGGAGGAGCTCACAAAACGTCCGAAGTTTTGGACACAACTTTGTAATCCGTTATTCAGCACACTCGGCAAAAATGCGCGTGTTTACACACAACTGCTGAATATACTCTCCATTGAAATATTCTCCACGCCGCCGAATGGCAATAAAGAATTGAAGGAAGTCGTTTTGCGTTTCTTCGAGTCGTCCAATTTCAATAAGTGGCTTACGTATGTGTATGATATGCCAAAAACGCCCGCAGCGGATCCATATTGCGCAGTCGAACTGTTTACCGAAGATGTGCCCGAGTGGCTGTGTCGGTTGGCGGCCTTCAAGAGTTTTCTGATAATACTGCTGAAGAAGCAGCCGCAGTTCGTTGAAGTGCCGTCCAAGCAGCTGAAGAAGCTCGCCGAACAAACGCTTGTCACGCTCGTGGATCGCGCTGAATTCATCGAGGATCTGCGTCCATTCATCGTGCTCAGCGAGCTGTATCTCTTCGTGTTGCTCAGCTTCAAACTCTCATACACAGATAGTCCCGAGGAGGATGTGGAAATGTTGAAAGAACTCATTAAACTGCTCAGCCGTCTCTCCTCTTGCTATGAAGATTTGCATTTGCGTGCCAAAGAGGCGTGTCTCGCCTTCACCATCAAATGCGCCGATCTGCTGGCTGCTGAGTTGCTGAATGACTCCGATGCCGCGCTGAATTTCCTCTACTCAGTTGTTAGCATTATCTGCTCGGAGTTGCAAACATTGGAGAATAGCGCGCGTGTAGAGAAACAGGCAAAGCAGGAGCTGGAGCAACTGCAACAGACTTCATCGAACTCACTCGTCTTGAGTTTCAATCTGCTCAAAACGGTGGCGAGCATATTTCATGATGCCGGTCCCGGTAACTGGGACCTGCCTTTCATTGTGAATAAAGTATTCCAACGTCTGTTGAGCTGCGCCAGCTCCATATTGCAGCTATATAGCAAGCAAAAGCTCTCAGTCGAATTGCTCGATGTGCTGATCGTCTTTGCGAAGGGCAATTGCTCGGCGGAGTTCTTGCATTGTGATGTCGGCGATTATTTGTGGCTGAAATTGTTGCCACCAAAGGAACTCTTGCAGTCCAATTTCGCGGTGTTGGGCCAAACGAAAACTGAAGAGAACGGCTGGACGGTGCAGAAGTGGTGGCCCATCTATACGCGTGGCATCACTTTGGTCACTATCTTGTTCGAGAAGCATAAGCATTACTTCGTGAAACACGCCTTGCAATTTGTGGGTATCCATGAGGTGTATTTGGTGGACTCATTGCTGTTGGCCAAACAGACTTTGGAGCCGGCGGCCATGGAGTTGATCAAGAGTTCAGTTACTTTGGTGTCGAATTTGGTGGAATTCGAGTCACTGTGGCGTTTGGAACACTCCCAGTCCTTGTTCAATTTGATG CGCGCCGTACAAGTGCTCATGGGTCACGCCATTTCTATGTTTCATCAGCCGAGAAATCTAAAATGCCTCATCTCCGGACGCAATTTGCAATTGGACATACTCTCAGATATTGAGCGTCCTGGTTTCACTGACGAAGTCATCAGCGCCTTCAATAA TCTCACCGAAATCATCACGCTGAGCGTACAATGCTTGCAGCGTTTCAGTCCCAAACTGCTGGACTTGATATGCGCACCGGAATTTTTGGTCAGCAAATGGGAACCGATTTTCGAAATACATTTTGGGGCGCCCAAATTGAATGAGACGGCCATAACGTTGACTTTTGGCACAGTGCTGAGCATTGTTGGTGTTTTTACGAAAGTGCTCAATTTA CAAAGTCATGGTTTCCACGAAGTGCCACTGAATGTATTGCCCGCCAGCAGAGATGGCGCCACTACTCCACCAGTCAGCGGCACAACAGCATTGGCACGCTCACAACGCCAATTCTCCAAATCTGTCTCCATTACATCCGTTTCCTCAGCGAATTGTCCACCGAACGAGCTGCTCGCCAATCTGGATGGTGAACTCTGCTTGCTTGCGCTCGAGCACGTACTAATGTTGGCCGCCTCGCAGAGCATGTTGGCGTTAAAGAATCCCTACTTGCCAGCGCGCGAAAAACAAATTGTGCGTCGCGAGATCAGTACCGAACTCTTGGCATACCATGAATTTGTGCGCAAGAAGGTGCTGATCGACCATCGTGAGCATCGCGAAATGTGGTATCGCCGCAAGCACGGCTTGGTGTTCATGGAATTGGGCAGCGCAGATGCTGGTGCTGCCAACAACGCCACAGTGAGCAGTAGTGGCACCACAACACGTAGCGCTTCGTCTACGTCGCAGTCGGGTGCGCGTCGCCACTCGTCCGATTTACGTGTGAATGTGGTGCGTCGTCTGCATTTACAGCAAGAGCATCATCGCCATCAGCACCAGCAGACGCCATCGACCGCTTTCGATATGTCGCGTGTGATTAGTCCGATTGGCGCtagtgcgcatgcgcaacaacagcagcagccatCAGCGGTTTCGTCCACACCGCAGCTGTCACGTCCACCGCTGCGGCGTCAGGGCGATCCCGCACAGTTGGGCACTGAGGTGAAACGGAACAGCGCCGGCAGAGATCAAATTGTTGAGGTTCAGGATGACGATGAGATTGAAGTGTTGGAGGATATACAATATTTACCACCTGATGAGCCCGCCTATACGCCGCTCTCCTATGTGCAACTGGTGGAAGAGGATTACTTGCACTTTATGTCCAATctttttaccgttatttgtcAAAGCGATTAA